Below is a genomic region from Fusobacterium nucleatum.
AAGAGGCAAAAGTGTCTTTTTCACCATTTAGAGTTATTTTTCCTTTTTCTCCATTTACAAAAAATAATCTTTCAGGATGTGGACCCTGATCAAAGACCACAGACGACATAATATAATTATTTTTTCCTCTTGCTGAAGTTGTTATCCTTCCTTGATTATATACACCTACATTATACCCTATTCTATTAATAGCATGTACCAATCCTACCATTACTAATCTATTTCCATCTATATTTATTTTTGTTTTTTCTGATATATTTATTGTTGTATCAGCATAAGCATAACTTAAATCTGCATAAAATAAAAATCTACGAAAATGATACTGTTGAGGAAAACGAGGATCAGGCTCATCTTCTACAAATTCTTGCCCTCTATAATTTATTGTAACATCCTTTATATCCATTCTTTGTCCACTTGTTGTTCTCATAGCTGCATAGGCTGCATATCTTCTTGGATAACGAGTAGTTCCCCAATTTTTACCATAGTCTTTCCCTTGTTCTCTACTTATATTACCTGTATAAGTATATGCTAATTCATGCTTTGAACCTCCCAAATGTGTCTTATCTACAACACCTTTAAAAGTTACTCCTTCTGTCCACATATCATAAGTATCACCTTTGGAATGGACATTTATAGTTCCTCCAATTGCACTTGTTTGAGTCATAGCTGCTATATCTCTATAACCTGCAGCCTTTCTGTACTCAGAAGATATTATTACTTGATTTGTATAATCTGGATTATTTGGTTTTTGGCTATTTAATATAAAGGCTTCATTTGCAGTTCCACCTCTAAGATTTGTTATTTTATCTACTTGAATTTGTGCTATATCTACTGTTCCTATAATAGGACTAGGTGTACTAAAATTTTTAACTGATGGTATACTTGGTGTTGTAACTTGTGGTGCTACAACTACTGCTGGATTTTTACTTACTGTCCTTGGTTTTCTTGGACTAAGTGGACTTTCTGGAGTTCTTGGATTAATGCTTGCCACAAATTCTATTGGGACTGGATAATCATATTCTGGTTTTGTATTTGCTAGTCCATATTGTGAATTTCCTCTTGAAGCCACATCTCCTAAATTTCCATATATTGATTTTAAAAATTGTGAACGAGGGCTATTTGGAGAAACATATCTTAACATTTCTCTTTCTCCTGTTTCTCTTGCAAAAATTCCTTCAAATGGATATTTTTCTGCCTTATTTCCTTTTCCTGTATAAGCACTCTTTTGATTATTAAGTATGTATCCTATTGTAAATTGCCATGAACTCCATGGTGATTTTACCACTTGATCCCCTTGTTCTGTCAACTGAATAAGTTCTAATTTATAGTTACCTATTTCTTTATTATTTTCTATTTTTGCTGCTTTTATTTTTGAACGCATGTTTTCCAATGAGTTTCTCAATGAGTTTTTTGATTGATTTATTTCTTCTTTTGTAGGAATTGAATTTTCTAAAGCTTCATTAGTTATTTCTTGAGAAAATGCACCCCCCCCATCATCAAAAATAGGATAGCTAATCCTAATGAATATTTTATATTTTTACATCTTTTTGCTATTGAACGGAGACTTCGTTCAACTTTGTACAAATTATTATTCATTTTCTTTCTCCCTTATATTATTTTTTCTCTTCTTCCTTTTTTACATCTATTACCCTACTATCTTCCGAATTTGTTTCACCTTTTGAACCTCTTTTTACTAACTTAAACTCAACTCTTCTGTTTTTTGCTCTTCCTTCTGTTGTGCTATTGTCTGCTACTGGTTCTTCTTCTCCTCTTGGTACTATCGCAACTATTCTGCTAGAATCTAACCCTAATTCTATTAATTTTGCTTTTACTGCTTCTGCTCTTCTCTTTGATAGTCCCATATTATATTGATTGCTTGCTATATAATCTGTATGTCCTTCTATTGTTACTTCATAATCATTCTTTGTAATAAATTCCTTTAAATTTGTTAGCATTTCATCATACTGTGGTTTTACATATGATTTATCAAAATCAAAATTCAATGCTCTGTCATCTAAGACTATTGTCATTTCTTCTGGGGCTTCTTCTGGTAATGCCTCCATCTTATTAATTTCTAATGCATTTATTCTTATGGAATTTGCTCTCATTCTTTTTGTAGTAAATGTAGATGAGTATGATACTGATGAGATTATTACTAAAAACATAAGTATAAGTTTTAAAGTCTTTTTTATCATAATTCACCTCCCCCTATCTTAATATGATTATATTTATATTAAATTACATATGTAATTTATTATATACATAATTTGTTTTATTTTCAAATATTTTTTTTTAATGATATTTCGATTTACTATTTTATATCAAATTATTTGTTTTGTCTGTAACATATGTTACAAAAAAAAAGAATTTTTTTAAGTTTTTTATTCTCAAAAAAATTCTCTTAATTATGTTATTTGTAAGTCTAAGCTTTTTCATCAATATTAACAGTTGATAGCTAATTATTTATTTAAAAATTTTAATATTTCATCCACTGTTTCTTGTTTTTCTAAAATACTTGTATGTGTAGTATTTTCTATTGTTTTTAAAGGAAAACCTTCTAATTTTGCTGTAGCCAATGGTACCATTCCATCATCTTCATCTTTTATAAGGATAGAATATAAAAAGTTATTAGACTTATCTCCTATTAGAACATAACATGGATAAGTTGGATTACCTAATTGATTTACAAAACTATTCCCATCTGTTTTCATATCTGCAACAGCAGGTCCTATAAAATACCACAGTAAATCTGCAATAGGATTATCAGCTAACTGGCTTCCATGCGATGGTGGAGAGATTAAAACAACCTTTCCTAAACTATCTAATTTATGTTCCTTTAAATAGTATCTAATCAAACATGAACCCATAGAATGAACAACAAAATGTATCTTTAATTCAGGAAGATTTTTAGCTTTTCTTTCTAAATTAATTTCATTTAACTTTTTTACTTGCTCATCAATAATTGGAACTATATATTTGTCAGTCATTTCTGCAATCTTATCATCAACTGTTGGATATTGTATATTAACAACAGAATAACCATCTTCAGCTAATTTTTCATCTATAAATCTTAACTGTTTCTCATAACCATAGATACCATTGAAAGTTATAACTATATCCTTTTCTATTTTATCTTCATTATAGTATTTTACTTGATATTTATGAGTTAATAGAAAAATTTTTACTAACCATAGTATTAAAATAGACAATAATATAATAAAAAATAAAATTTTAAAAAATTTCTTCATAATTTTCCCCGAAATTATTTTGTTCCAAATATTCTATCTCCGCAATCTCCAAGTCCTGGATAAATATATCCATTTTCATTTAAACCTTGGTCTATTTTAGCTGTATAAATAGGTACATCTGGATGTTTATTTAATAGTTTAGCTATTCCATCTGGAGCTGCAACTAAACACATAAATATTATATCTGTTACACCTTGTTCTTTTAAATAGTCAATAGCATAAACTGCTGAACCACCTGTTGCTAACATAGGATCAACTAATATAACCTTTCTTGATGCTATATCAGTTGGTAATTTACAATAGTAGTATACTGGGTCAAGAGTTTCTTCATTTCTATAAACTCCTATATGTCCAACTTTTGCAGTAGGAATTAAATCAAGTATTCCATCAACCATTCCAAGCCCTGCTCTAAGTATTGGAACTAATGCAACCTTATCTTGTAACGTGTAAGCTTGTGTTTTCATCAATGGAGTTGTTACTTCTGTTACCTCTAATTTTAATTTTTTTGTTGCCTCATAAGTCATAAGTTTAGCTATTTCATTTAGATTTTCTCTAAATGATTTCGTGTCTGTGTCCACACTTCTAAGAATAGTCATCTTATGCTCAATAAGTGGGTGATTAATTTCAATTACTGACATATACATTCCTCCTTTTTTCATAAAAAAACAGGATAAGAAACCCTGTTTTTAAATTGATTATTTTTTACCCAAGTTGAATTTCTTATTAAATTTGTCAACTCTTCCTGCAGTATCAACAAATCTTTGTTCTCCAGTATAGAATGGGTGTGATTTTGAGCTAACAGCTACTTTTATTACTGGATATTCTTTTCCTTCAAAAGTTGTTGTTTCTTTTGGTATTTTTGTAGATCTAGTTAAAAATTGGTTACCAGCCATATCTTCAAAAACAACAAGATCGAATTCAGGATGTATTCCTTTTTTCATTTTTTCACCTTCCTAAAATTTTCTGATATCAAGGATAATTTTAACATATTTGTATTAATAATGCAAGTTAAAATTAAATAAAAAATGAGAGAATTAAATAAAAATCTCCCATAATATTAAATCTATTTTGATAATCTTTTTATAGCAATTTCTTTTGCTTTCATATATTGTTCAGCAGTTATATATTTTTTCATTTGAATTTGGCTTCTTAATCTTTCTTTCATTATAGTTGCTTCTATTTCGCCTATTTTATCAAACATCTCATCTATTTGTTTTAAATATTTTTCTGGATTATCTAAAATATATTTATTAATTTGTAACTCTAATTGTTTCCTTTCTAAAAGTCTTAATTCATAATTACTAGCTACCTGTTTCACTAGCTCTTTAGCCTTTTTTATATTTTCAGCTTTTACTCCAGCTGCTCTTAAATCAGCGTCATCTACTATTCCTAACCCATTTTCTTCAGAAGCAAATGTAAATAATGAAACTAAACAAAATAAAACACAAAAAAATCTTTTCATATACACCAATCCCTCACTTAAATTTGAGTATTATAGATAAATAATTCATCTGGGTTTAATTGAGTTGTCTTTGTCCCAATAACACTAGAATCATCATAAATACTTGACATTAATGCTTCACGAGCTTCACCAGAAGCAACAACACCACTTCCATTATTTGCCATCTCAGGATTAGGTACTGATTTTACAAGAGAATTATATGTTGACATAGTAACTATTCCAACAAAAAATAAACCTATTGAGAATATAGACATTCTCTTGTTTCTTCTTTTTTCTTCTTCTAATAAAGCTTTATATATGTTTGCTCTAACTTTTTCTTTAGGTGACATATTAATTTCCTCCCATATCTTTAAGTGCTTTATAATATACAGATTTCACAGTTGATAAGTTCATATTCTTCATCTCTGCAATTTCTTTTAATTTATATCCATAAATATCTTTAAGAATAACAATCTCTTTTTCTTTCTCAGAAATTAATTTTAATTTCTCTTCAAGAATTACCTTGGTATCAAAATTAACATCTTCTGGTAAAGATAAAACATCATCATTTATTTCAAATTCTAACTTTCTCTTCTTGAAAAAATCATATGTTTTATTAATTGCAATTCTATATATCCAAGTATATATATTACTTTCTTCTCTAAATTTACTTAAATTTTTATATACACTTATAAAAGTCTCTTGGCAAATATCCTCAGCATCATCATCATTTTTGACAACACTTAAAACTTTATAGTAGACTCTATCAAAATATTCTTCATAAATGTTATCAAAATCCATACTTTCACTCCAATATACTAATATACAGATTAGACATTAATACTATAAAAAAAGTTTAATCTTTTTTATTTTCTAAATCTTCACTTATCATTTTTTTTAATTCCTCCAATAAATTACTTTCAGAAACCTTTTTTATTATTTCACCTTTTTTAAATAATATTCCTATTCCTCTACCTGCTGCAATACCATAATCAGCTTCTCTTGCTTCTCCTGGCCCATTTACTACACAACCCATAACAGCTATTTTAAATTTATTTTTTTCAGTTTCAAATTCTTCTTCAACTTGTTTTGCTAATCCTATTAAATCTATTTCTGTTCTCCCACAAGTAGGGCAAGATATTATCTCAACACCTTCATTAGATAAATCTAAAACTTTTAAAATTTCTTTTGCTACTTTTATTTCTTCCACAGGATTTTCAGTTAAAGAAACTCTTAAAGTATCCCCAATTCCATCTACTAATAAAGCTCCTATACCTATTGCAGATTTCACTGTTCCTTGGAATTTTGTCCCTGCCTCAGTAACTCCTAAATGTAATGGATAATCAACAAGTGAATTAATCTTTCTATATGCTTCTACCATCATTTTTACATTACTTGATTTTAATGATACTATTATATCAAAAAAATTAAATTTTTCAAGTAATCTAATATGGTACATAGCACTTTCAACCAAAGCATCTACACAAGGTTTTTCATATTTTTCTAAAATTTCTTTTTCTATTGAACCAGAATTAACTCCAATTCTAATAGGAATATTTTTTTCCTTTGCAGCTTCAACAACTTTTTTTACATTTTCATCTGAACCAATATTCCCTGGATTAATTCTTAATTTATCAATACCATTTTCAATAGCCAAAAGTGCCAATCTATAATCAAAATGTATATCTGCCACCAAAGGAAGACTCACTTTCTTTTTAATTTCTTTTATTGCTTCTGCTGCTTTTATGTTATTTATTGTCATTCTAACAAGTTGGCAGCCTGCTTTTTCTAATTCATTTATTTGTTTTACTGTTGCCTCTACATCAGCTGAGTTTGTATTAGTCATAGATTGAATAATTATTGGATTATTTCCACCTATTTTCAAATTTGCAACTTTTACAACTCTTGTATTTCTTTCCATTTCATCTCCTTAACATATAAATAAAAAGGACAATGTCCTTTTTATTTATTGTAAATACTTCATAGGATTTTTTGGAACTCCATTGTGTCTGATTTCAAAGTGTAAATGTGCTCCTGTTGTACGACCTGAATTTCCTGTCTTTCCTATTAGGTCTCCCTTATTTACATGTTCCCCAACATTGGTTGAAATTACACTTAAATGGGCATATCTAGTTTCATATCCATTATCATGTTTAATTATTATTATTTTTCCATACCCACTCATATTTCCAGCAAAAGTGACAACTCCTGCCTTAGAAGCTCTAAGTGGAACATATTTAGCAACCAAGTCAACACCTGTATGTAGGATATATCTTTTTAAAACTGGATGATATCTGTTTCCAAATGGGCTAGTTATTCCTGCATATCTGACAGGAAAAGCAAATCCTTCTCCTGAGTATGAACCTGGTGCTCCTCCATCATCTCCTCCACCTGTATCTGGTGGTGGAGCAGAGCCTCCTCCTTTTTTGCCTTTACCTTTTTGAGCTTTTTCCTTCTTCTGTTCTTCTTTTGCTTGTTGGGAAGCTATAAGCCTTTGTTCAACTTCTTTATACTTCTTTAATGTTACACCCTTTAAGAATAAAGTTGTTCCTGCTTTTAATTTTTTAGGATTAATATTATTATAGTCAACAATATCTACAACTTTTACTCCATATTTTTTAGCGACTTTTGCAAGCATTTCATTTTTTTGAAGTTTATAATAAAGTCCATCTATTGATGGGAAAGTTAAAACTTCTCCAACTTTTAATTTATTATCCATAGCAGTTTGGTTATTAATCATAATTGTTTCTGGTTTAACACCAAATTTCTTTGCTACAGACTGTACAGTATCTTTCTTCTGTACCTTATATGTTATTTTTTCTGCTCTTTTTTGTTGAACAGGTGGTTTTTCCTCTTTCTTTTCTACTACTTCTTCTTTTACAAAATTATATTCTTTTTCAAAAGTAGTAAAGTTACTTGTAGTTAATTCCAATCCCCCATTTTCGGCCTCATCTACTTGGAAATAATCAGTAAATAATGCATTATCAAACACTTCTTTACTGGAAATCATATATAGTCTAAAAGAGAACACAACAATAGCTAGAATCAATGTATAGCCCATTGTTTTCCTAACGATTTTTTTCATAAATTTACCCCATTTTCAGAAATTAATTATTTATACAGAACCTTTGGTAACTGTGCTAATAATTCATCATTGCTTCTAGTTGTTTTTATTGCCTTTATTAATGCTGAGGTAGCATTAACTTTATTATCATAATCATTTAGTAATCTTCTTAGATTCCAAATATCATCTATTTGATTTTTATTAAGAAGCAATTCTTCTTTTCTTGTTCCTGATTTAGTTATATCAATAGCTGGAAAAATCCTAAATTCAGCTAATTGCCTATCCAAATAAATATCACAATTTCCTGTTGATTTGAATTCTTCATAGATAACTTCATCCATTTTACTTCCTGTATCTACAAGAATTGTTGCAATAATAGTTAAACTTCCCCCATCTTTTATATTTCTTGCTGCTCCAAAAAAATTTTTTGGATAATATAGTGCTGTTGGATCTATCCCTCCTGAAAGTAATTTTCCACTTGAAGGCATCACAATATTATATGCTCTTGCAAGTCTGGTTAAAGAATCTAGTAAAATTACTACATTTTCTCCATCTTCAACTTTCATTTTAGCTTTTTCAATTATTTCTTCTGTAACTTTTATATGATTTTTTGGATCATCATCAAATGTTGATGCAAAAACCATTGCTCCTTCAACATTTTCTTTGATATCTGTAACTTCTTCTGGTCTTTCATCTATTAATAATATCCAAACTTCTGAGTCCTTTTGACCTTCTATTAAAGCATTAGCAATAGAACTTATAAAAGTTGTTTTCCCAGCCTTTGGTGGTGCAATTATTAAAGCTCTTTGTCCTTTTCCTATTGGAGATATTAAATCTAATATTCTGCCAGAAATATTATCTTGTTCTATACCAAGTTTAAATTGTTCTGTTGGATAAGTTGGGACTAACTCTTCATAAGGAATTCTACTTTCTAATGAAGCTAAGTCATTGTCATTAGCTTTTAGAACCCTTCTTATTGCATAATTTTTTTCTTCACCTATTGGTTTTCTAACTTCACCTAAGACCTGATCACCTCTTCTAAGCTTAAATCTTTTAATTTGTGAAGCTGACATATAGATATTTTTTCCCAATGTTGTTTCTTTTAAAAAACCAAAGCCTTCTGGTGCTGTATCCAAAGTACCATAAGCAAGTTCCGTATTATTCTCTTCAAGAGAATTTGATATTATTTTTTTTAATTCATCTTTCTTCTGACCTACACCTATTTCTATTTCCATAACCTTCGCTATTTCCTGTAAATCTTTTAAAAGAAGTTTATTTAAAATATCCATAGTTTCTCCTTATCATAGCTTTCTAAACTATTTCTCCGTACAATGTCCAAGTTTTATATTCATTGATTTTTACATTTACAAATTGCCCTTTTAAACTTAAATCACCTTTAAAAAGCACAATCTTATTTGTTGAAGTTCTTCCTGATAAAACTTCTTTATTTTTTTTACTAGGTCCTTCCACTAAAACTTTGACAATTCTATCTTTGTATTTACTGCTTTCATAAAAAGAGCACTTATTTTGAACTTTCATCAATCTTTGAAGTCTTTCTTTTTTTACAGATTCCTCTATTTGATTATCCATAGTTGCTGCTTTTGTTCCCTTTCTTATAGAGTACATAAACATATATGAATTATCAAAACTAACCTTTTGTACAACATCAACAGTATCTAAAAAGTCTTCTTCTGTTTCTCCTGGAAAACCAACGATAATATCTGCAGTTAAAGCTACACCAGAAATCTTTGATTTAATTTTATCAACTAAGGCTAAATATTTTTCCTTAGTATAACCTCTTCCCATCTTTTTTAATATTTGAGATGAGCCTGATTGTAAAGGTAAATGTAAACATTTTGATATTTTATCATTTTTTGCAATAACATCAATAACATCATCAGTGAAATCCCTAGGATGTGGAGATACAAACCTCACTATATAATCTCCTTCAACTTTACAAATTTCTTCTAAAAGTTTTGCAAAATTATCTCCATTTTTAAAGTCTCTTCCATATGAATTAACATTTTGCCCTAGTAAAACTATTTCCTTTGCACCTTTTTTTACATATTGTTCCACATCTTTTACTATTTCTTCAAGGGGAACAGACCTCTCTCTACCTCTAACATAGGGAACTATACAAAAAGTACAAAAATTATTACAACCATAAGTAATTGAAATAGAAGCTGTCTGATCTGAACCAAATTCAGCATCCAACCTTGGTGGTAATTCATCTTCATTATCTGTATATACTTCATGAGTACTTTCGTTATTTTCTATTCTCTCTATGGCTTGTGGTATTCTTCCTATATTCTGATTTCCCATAACTATATCTATTATTGGAAATTTTTTTACAAGTTCTTCACCTTGTTCTTGTGCAAAACAACCTGTAACCCCTATTATAGTCCCTCTTTTTTCTTTAAGTGCTTTTAATTCGCCTAATTTTCCAAATATTTGTGTTGCTGCACCTTCTCTTACTGTACATGTATTTAAAAAAACTGCATCTGCATTATCTATTTCTTCTGTAACATCATATCCTAAATTTTGAAAAATTTTTTTTATTTTCGCACTTTCATTTACATTCATTTGACATCCATAAGTGATGATTGATGCCTTTTTCACATTTTCCTCCTAATCCAAAATTATAACTTTTTATAAACAAATTTAATAAACATAGCATTATATTATAACATAATTTGCTTATAAATAAAAGTGAAAAGGTTTTTATTTATTAATTCAATATAGTATATAGACTGTTTTTTTTTATTAAAAGTTTATAATTTTTTTGAAAATATACTTGTTAACATATAATAAGTTGTGGGAACAAATATTAATGTCAACAAAGTAGAAAAACTCATTCCAAAAATAATAGAAATACCTAAACCTTGATAAACTTCACTTCCATCTCCAATTCCTAATGACAATGGAATCATTCCTACAATAGTTGTAAGACTAGTCAGTAAAATAGGACGCAGTCTAAGATTACAAGCCTTTTCTATGGCTTCTTTTTTATTTTTACTTTCTTTTTCTTCTTGTTGTATAAAATCTAATAATACAATAGCATTATTTACCACAATACCTATTAAAAGAACTATTCCAACCATAGCAACTGCATCTAAGGTATGTTGAGTTATTAAAAATCCAATAATAACTCCTACCAAAGAAAAGGGAATACTTCCCATAACCAAAAATGGAAATAAAAAACTTTCAAATTGTGAAGCTAATAAAGCATAAATTAAAAAGATTGCAATAAGAAAAGTTAGCATTAACTCTTTCATCGCTCTTTGCATTTTTTCTGCATCTCCTCCCCAACGATATTGAATAGAAGAATCTTTATTTTTTTCAGAAAATATTTTTACTAACTCCTGTTGAATTTTTTGTGTTCCTATACCTCCATCATTTACATAAATACTTACACTATAAAATCTGTTAATTTTATCAATACTAAGTTGATTTTCTACTTTTCTAATATCTGCAATTTCACTTAAATTTATAAATGAATTATCTGTAACTTTAATTTTTAAATTTTCTAATTGTTTTATAGATTTCCTATTATCTCTTGAAAGACGAACTAAAACCTCTATTTCCTCATTTCCAGATTTTATAGTGATTGTATTTGCTCTATCTCCTCCTAATAAATAATAACTAATTGTTTCCTCTATTTGTTTTATTGACATATTTAAAGACTGTATCTTATCTCTTTTAAATATAATTTCAAGTTTTTTCCCACCAGAATCCAAAGTTGAGCTGACATCAGTAACTCCTTTTATTTTTAAAACATCTTTATATATTTGTCTAGCCAATATTTGTATAGTTTCTAAATCAGTTCCTACTATTTGAAATTCTATATCTTTTTTAGGTTTTCCCTTGGCATACTCATAGAAAAATGTAGTTCGTATATCAGGTATTTTTTCAACTTCTTTACGGACTTTTTTTACAATTTCAAAAATACTTTCTTTTCTTTTTTCTTTAAAACCGACATCTACATTCACAGAAATAGTTCCATTTCTTTTTTGAATAATTGAAAAGTAACTTTTTGTATGAGATTCTTTTTTTATAATAGTTTCAATTTCATTTCTAAGCTCTTGTATTTTTTCAAAGTCACTTCCATTTTGAAATTCTGCAATAACAGAGTAGTAACCATAGTCTTGTTTTGTTAAAAAGCCAAACTTTACAAATTTTCCTCCTATTCCAAAAATTAAAAAAGCAAAAAGTAAAGAAATTAAAACAGTTTTTTTCTTATGTTTTAAAGATATACTAAGAAATTTTTGATATTTTCTTTGAATTTTAGAAAAATATTTTCCCTCTGTTTGAATTATATTTTTCTTCATAAATTTACTTGCTAACATTGGAATAAAAGTAACAGAAACTAAAAGTGCTGCTACATTTGAAAAAATAATAGCCCACACCATATCTTGAAACATTTCTTTAAATATTCCTTTTGTAAAAATAATTGGTAAAAATACAATAATTGATGTTAAAGTAGAAGCAAGTACAGAAGAAAATACCTGATTTGTTCCTATAAAAGCAGCTTCTATTGAGTTTTTTTCTTCTTGTATATGATTATAAATATTATCAATAACCACAACTGAATTATCTGTTAGCATTCCAACACCTATGGCAAGTCCCATTAAAGAAATTAGATTAAATGTAGAATGTATTCCTTTCATTAAAATAAAAGTAGTAGAAATTGCAAGAGGAAATGCAAAACTGACAATTAAAGTCATCTTTTTATTTTTAAAAAATATCCATAAAAATAAACTTGCTAAAATTAATCCCTGTAATGCACTTTTTCCAACAGTATTAATAGACTTTTTTATACTTTCAGAAGAATCAAATATTTTAAAGTAAGTAATATTAGAGGGCATAGTTTCTTCCATACTTTTAATGGCTTTCATAATTTTTTCATTTATTTCTATGGTACTGCCATCAGAAGACTTTGAAATAGCGATTGTAGTGGCAGGTTTTCCTCTATTAAATCCTAGATTAAGTGGATCTTCTTCTGTTAATACAACATT
It encodes:
- a CDS encoding efflux RND transporter permease subunit gives rise to the protein MKLIKIAIKRTIVTTMISISLLILGIFAMKSMRTELLPDIEYPVVKIITHWSGASAEDVEKQITNKIERILPNVEGIENISSESSYENSSISVEFNYGVNIQDKVTEIQREVFQIKNDLPNSAKNPIIKKTEVGAGAITLFLTFVSPDKKALFSYLENYVKPNLETISGVAEVSILGGTKKQLQIQIEPAKLASYNLTPMDIYQLIRKSSMVIPLGSLMNGREEYVIQALGELESVEEYENILLHSNGDTLRLKDIANVVLTEEDPLNLGFNRGKPATTIAISKSSDGSTIEINEKIMKAIKSMEETMPSNITYFKIFDSSESIKKSINTVGKSALQGLILASLFLWIFFKNKKMTLIVSFAFPLAISTTFILMKGIHSTFNLISLMGLAIGVGMLTDNSVVVIDNIYNHIQEEKNSIEAAFIGTNQVFSSVLASTLTSIIVFLPIIFTKGIFKEMFQDMVWAIIFSNVAALLVSVTFIPMLASKFMKKNIIQTEGKYFSKIQRKYQKFLSISLKHKKKTVLISLLFAFLIFGIGGKFVKFGFLTKQDYGYYSVIAEFQNGSDFEKIQELRNEIETIIKKESHTKSYFSIIQKRNGTISVNVDVGFKEKRKESIFEIVKKVRKEVEKIPDIRTTFFYEYAKGKPKKDIEFQIVGTDLETIQILARQIYKDVLKIKGVTDVSSTLDSGGKKLEIIFKRDKIQSLNMSIKQIEETISYYLLGGDRANTITIKSGNEEIEVLVRLSRDNRKSIKQLENLKIKVTDNSFINLSEIADIRKVENQLSIDKINRFYSVSIYVNDGGIGTQKIQQELVKIFSEKNKDSSIQYRWGGDAEKMQRAMKELMLTFLIAIFLIYALLASQFESFLFPFLVMGSIPFSLVGVIIGFLITQHTLDAVAMVGIVLLIGIVVNNAIVLLDFIQQEEKESKNKKEAIEKACNLRLRPILLTSLTTIVGMIPLSLGIGDGSEVYQGLGISIIFGMSFSTLLTLIFVPTTYYMLTSIFSKKL